A region from the Candidatus Bathyarchaeota archaeon genome encodes:
- a CDS encoding S8 family serine peptidase: protein MRYPVHLCLLILIILFTPIRVPYTGREDPVAEAAEGEYLIGLKGADETVINLLERSGLRVVRRIEEIGVFLVRVEAEVEISEVVKALEQHPSIEYLEPNYLVKLPEGGLGPSLKTSEYTIITPEGAVQQPNDPLYTSDPYTGRGQWNMRLIGMPEAWNLEMGTRTVKVAVVDTGVFYRHRDLQASYMDGGYDWVNGDPDPDDDYGHGSWVAGIIAAETGNGYGVAGMARVSIIAEKVLNYRGSGTIADLASGITHAADLDVEIINLSLGTDSYSSTLKRAVEYAVGKGCLLVAAAGNRGTSQPHYPAAFAEVIAVASTYGEPEDVRAPYSNYGGWITLSAPGGWDQDGDGIPEAGE from the coding sequence TTGAGATACCCTGTCCACCTCTGCCTCCTCATCTTAATAATCCTATTCACACCCATCAGGGTTCCCTATACTGGAAGGGAAGACCCAGTTGCTGAGGCTGCGGAGGGAGAGTACCTAATAGGTTTAAAAGGAGCTGATGAGACCGTTATCAACCTCTTGGAGAGGAGCGGCCTCAGAGTCGTCAGAAGAATAGAGGAGATAGGAGTCTTCTTGGTCAGAGTTGAAGCTGAGGTGGAGATATCAGAGGTTGTCAAGGCCCTTGAGCAGCACCCATCCATAGAATATCTAGAACCCAATTATCTAGTCAAACTCCCAGAAGGGGGCCTAGGCCCCAGTCTAAAAACCAGCGAGTACACAATCATAACTCCAGAAGGGGCAGTCCAACAGCCCAACGACCCCCTCTACACCTCAGACCCATACACTGGAAGGGGCCAGTGGAACATGAGGTTGATTGGGATGCCCGAGGCCTGGAACCTGGAGATGGGAACTCGAACCGTCAAGGTGGCGGTTGTGGACACAGGGGTCTTCTACAGGCACAGGGACCTTCAAGCCAGCTACATGGACGGGGGATACGACTGGGTTAATGGGGACCCGGACCCGGATGACGACTACGGCCACGGCTCCTGGGTCGCGGGGATAATAGCCGCAGAGACCGGGAACGGGTATGGGGTTGCAGGGATGGCGAGGGTATCCATAATCGCCGAGAAGGTCTTAAACTATAGGGGCTCAGGGACCATTGCAGACCTGGCCTCGGGGATTACCCACGCAGCCGACCTGGATGTGGAGATCATAAACCTCAGCCTTGGAACGGACTCCTACAGTTCAACCCTGAAGAGGGCGGTGGAGTATGCAGTTGGGAAGGGCTGCCTGCTTGTGGCTGCCGCTGGTAATAGGGGTACATCCCAGCCCCACTACCCAGCAGCCTTCGCTGAGGTGATTGCGGTGGCCTCCACATATGGCGAGCCTGAGGATGTGAGGGCCCCATACAGCAATTATGGAGGCTGGATAACCCTATCAGCCCCTGGAGGCTGGGACCAGGATGGGGACGGTATACCAGAGGCCGGAGAGTAG
- a CDS encoding D-aminoacylase: protein MYDLLIKGGRIIDGSGNPWIRADIGIIDGRISDILRVQSSAAAAREEIDARGMVVCPGFIDIHSHSDFVLLVNPMAESKVRQGVTTEVIGNCGDSAAPAEGEAAESARKTLAELGIELDWSSFSEYLQHLERMGVSVNVATLVGHGTVRKSVMGYENRPPEEGEMEEMRYLVAEAMEAGAFGLSSGLVYPPGRFAETWELIELCRVVAEYGGFYATHVRGERETLIEAVLEAVEIGERAGIPVQISHHPAKIGAWGRSRETLRIIDEARARGLDITFDLHAYLAGSTGVSALLPPWAQEGGAERMMERLGNPNIRRRIMMDMLEERVPGPGPCGLVKRGMWDRIILSSCRRNRDLIGRSIDEIARLKGIDPFEAYFRLLIEEETSGSIIGYYYNEEDIRTVLRHPSSMIGSDGYALAPYGALGRGMMHPRSYGAFPMIIRKYVRGMGNEDLRDTGGRIITLEEAVRKMASLPAQRVGLLDRGLLKVGMWADIIILDPERVRDRATYLDPYQYPEGIEYVIVNGGVVVRRGMHTGALPGKILRHSIKRV from the coding sequence TTGTATGACCTGTTAATAAAGGGCGGAAGAATCATCGATGGCTCTGGCAATCCCTGGATCAGGGCGGATATCGGAATCATTGATGGAAGAATCTCCGATATATTGAGGGTTCAGAGCTCAGCTGCGGCCGCTAGGGAGGAGATAGATGCGAGGGGCATGGTTGTATGCCCCGGCTTCATAGATATACATTCTCACTCCGACTTTGTGTTGCTGGTTAATCCAATGGCTGAGAGCAAGGTCCGCCAAGGCGTGACCACGGAGGTCATAGGGAACTGTGGAGACTCAGCCGCCCCAGCCGAGGGAGAAGCCGCCGAGTCCGCCAGAAAGACCTTAGCAGAATTAGGCATCGAATTGGATTGGTCATCCTTCTCGGAGTACCTACAACACCTGGAGAGAATGGGGGTCTCAGTGAATGTTGCCACCTTGGTGGGCCACGGAACCGTTAGGAAGAGCGTTATGGGGTATGAGAACCGCCCTCCCGAAGAAGGGGAGATGGAGGAGATGAGGTATCTCGTGGCCGAGGCTATGGAGGCAGGGGCCTTCGGCCTCTCCTCGGGGCTTGTCTATCCACCTGGGAGGTTTGCGGAGACCTGGGAGCTCATAGAGCTCTGCAGGGTCGTGGCTGAATACGGGGGGTTCTATGCCACCCATGTGAGGGGTGAGAGGGAGACCCTCATCGAGGCGGTTCTCGAGGCCGTGGAGATAGGCGAGAGGGCTGGGATACCAGTTCAGATCTCTCACCACCCTGCGAAGATAGGGGCCTGGGGAAGGTCCAGGGAGACATTGAGGATCATCGACGAAGCTAGGGCTAGGGGGTTGGATATAACCTTTGACCTCCACGCCTACCTAGCTGGAAGTACCGGAGTGAGCGCATTACTTCCTCCCTGGGCCCAGGAGGGTGGGGCTGAGAGGATGATGGAGAGGCTCGGGAACCCCAACATCCGTAGAAGGATCATGATGGACATGTTGGAGGAGAGGGTTCCAGGGCCGGGCCCATGCGGCCTCGTTAAGAGGGGGATGTGGGACAGGATAATCCTCTCCTCTTGCAGGAGGAACCGAGACCTGATAGGTAGAAGCATCGACGAGATAGCGAGGCTGAAAGGTATAGACCCATTCGAGGCATACTTCCGCCTCCTAATAGAGGAGGAGACCTCAGGCAGCATCATAGGATACTATTATAATGAGGAGGATATACGCACGGTACTGAGGCATCCATCCTCCATGATAGGGTCAGACGGTTACGCTCTCGCCCCCTATGGAGCGTTGGGGAGAGGGATGATGCATCCCAGGAGCTATGGGGCGTTCCCTATGATCATAAGAAAATACGTCAGGGGGATGGGAAATGAGGATCTCAGGGATACAGGGGGTAGAATCATCACCCTTGAAGAGGCTGTGAGAAAGATGGCCTCCCTCCCAGCCCAGAGGGTCGGCCTCTTGGACAGAGGCCTCTTGAAGGTCGGAATGTGGGCAGACATCATTATACTCGACCCGGAAAGGGTTAGGGACAGGGCCACATATCTAGACCCCTACCAGTACCCCGAGGGAATAGAATATGTTATAGTGAACGGCGGGGTCGTAGTGAGAAGAGGGATGCACACAGGGGCTCTCCCAGGAAAAATCCTAAGACATTCTATAAAGAGAGTTTAA
- a CDS encoding bacterioferritin, with translation MGKKGREIVKVDVEKLLELLKRAYADEWIAYYSYKWAADMAEGLKSPILAEVVDKIADEEEEHADELAERIIELGGEVPRDFERLYDLANCKKVKYPQDVRDLKGMLEALVEAEGCAIEVYNNIIKFLGPCYDKDVRTFHLIQHILSEEIQHEEAFQNLI, from the coding sequence ATGGGGAAGAAGGGAAGGGAGATAGTGAAGGTCGATGTGGAGAAACTTTTAGAACTCCTGAAGAGGGCCTATGCGGACGAGTGGATAGCCTACTACAGCTACAAGTGGGCCGCCGACATGGCTGAGGGGTTGAAGTCCCCCATCCTGGCCGAGGTGGTTGACAAGATAGCGGATGAGGAGGAGGAGCATGCCGATGAATTGGCTGAGAGGATCATAGAACTCGGGGGAGAGGTCCCCAGAGACTTCGAGAGGCTCTACGACCTCGCCAACTGTAAGAAGGTCAAATATCCACAGGATGTGAGAGACCTGAAGGGGATGCTGGAGGCCCTAGTAGAGGCCGAGGGATGCGCTATAGAGGTGTACAACAATATAATAAAGTTCCTGGGACCATGCTACGACAAGGATGTAAGGACCTTCCACCTCATCCAGCACATCCTATCCGAGGAGATACAGCACGAAGAGGCCTTCCAAAACCTAATCTAA
- a CDS encoding S8 family serine peptidase yields MISTDNRYDSFRLGTGTSASTPHVSGLAALIKSHHPEATSLDIRRVLESTAQDKGAPGRDDYYGYGRIDAYRALKQPLLTSVGGEGTIIEGQTVDPVSPGMPTLTAAITIKTILVGILLLRRRFKNGVEYGWRWARDGF; encoded by the coding sequence ATAATCTCAACCGATAACAGGTACGACTCCTTCAGGCTTGGAACAGGAACCTCTGCCTCCACACCCCATGTATCAGGCCTCGCAGCCCTCATCAAGAGCCATCACCCCGAAGCCACGAGCCTAGACATAAGAAGGGTCCTAGAATCCACCGCCCAGGACAAGGGGGCGCCTGGGAGAGACGACTACTACGGATATGGGAGGATAGACGCCTACAGGGCATTAAAGCAGCCCTTACTAACCTCAGTCGGCGGAGAAGGAACCATCATAGAAGGCCAGACAGTGGATCCGGTGAGCCCCGGGATGCCCACCCTAACAGCTGCCATAACCATCAAAACAATCCTTGTTGGAATCCTATTATTAAGGAGGAGATTTAAAAATGGGGTGGAGTATGGTTGGAGATGGGCTCGGGATGGCTTCTAG
- a CDS encoding NIPSNAP family protein, with the protein MLYEWRVYEVVPGRMGALHERFQRTALRLFEKHGIRVVGFWEAFVGTSNVLYYMIAWEDASQMERAWNSFRSDPEWIKARQETEREGPLVERIHNILLRPTPYSPMK; encoded by the coding sequence ATGCTCTATGAGTGGCGGGTATATGAGGTGGTACCCGGGAGGATGGGAGCTCTGCATGAGAGGTTTCAGAGGACCGCCCTCAGGCTCTTCGAGAAGCACGGGATTAGGGTTGTGGGCTTCTGGGAGGCTTTCGTTGGAACCTCAAACGTCCTCTACTACATGATAGCCTGGGAGGACGCCTCCCAGATGGAGAGAGCTTGGAACTCCTTCAGGTCCGACCCGGAGTGGATTAAGGCGAGGCAGGAGACGGAGAGGGAAGGCCCCCTAGTTGAGAGGATCCATAACATCCTCCTGAGGCCGACTCCCTACTCCCCCATGAAGTAA
- a CDS encoding AbrB/MazE/SpoVT family DNA-binding domain-containing protein, with the protein MSLKMEVRVGKRYAIYLPKSVVEVLGLKEGERILLRVSDGYLILEPVKDPIQLALSGEKFASITPGEIEEISLEEQRRYAEGSP; encoded by the coding sequence ATGAGTCTGAAGATGGAGGTTCGTGTCGGAAAGAGGTATGCAATCTATCTACCCAAATCTGTGGTCGAGGTTCTCGGTCTTAAGGAGGGTGAAAGAATTCTCTTAAGGGTCTCTGATGGCTACCTTATTCTGGAGCCTGTTAAGGACCCGATTCAGCTTGCCCTTTCAGGTGAGAAGTTCGCCTCAATCACCCCTGGAGAGATCGAGGAGATAAGCCTTGAAGAGCAGAGAAGATACGCTGAGGGTTCTCCTTGA
- a CDS encoding PIN domain nuclease, producing the protein MKSREDTLRVLLDTSFILPTLGIDIGVEFLRGLERLDGLKAEVYYSIFNILESLWVAIRLAKRGVLHVERFGEGLRSIIEGVRYLRVVEGAEVFRGALRLYFLGHRDIIDNILYATSVDLGIKMLTLDEELKEFIKEKGLKNTLIKPDELL; encoded by the coding sequence TTGAAGAGCAGAGAAGATACGCTGAGGGTTCTCCTTGACACATCCTTCATACTCCCAACTCTGGGAATCGATATAGGGGTCGAGTTCTTGAGAGGCCTCGAGAGGCTGGATGGGCTTAAGGCCGAGGTATACTATTCGATTTTTAACATCCTAGAGTCGCTCTGGGTTGCTATAAGGCTGGCGAAGAGAGGAGTTCTCCATGTGGAGAGGTTCGGTGAAGGCTTGAGGAGCATCATCGAGGGGGTCAGATATCTGAGGGTGGTGGAGGGCGCAGAGGTTTTCAGGGGAGCTCTAAGGCTGTACTTTTTAGGCCATAGAGACATCATAGACAACATACTCTACGCCACCTCAGTCGATCTAGGCATCAAAATGTTGACACTAGATGAAGAACTTAAAGAATTTATTAAAGAAAAGGGATTAAAAAATACACTAATAAAACCTGACGAATTATTGTAA
- a CDS encoding thiamine pyrophosphate-binding protein — MVKGLSAEGVKFVFGIPGNPRALYDSLYDHREIRPILVRHECSGAFMAMAYSKLTRQPGVCFGSPGPGVANLVPGVLEAQSSCAPLIILGSSSSLSTEEMGAFQEAPQMDMLRPITKWAYRLPSAERAAWALRRAFSITSNGKPGPVYLDIPFDVGISQTQQTHYIPSTRPLRVRPEWERVREAAELLLEAERPVIVSGGGAHTSGAHRELLELCELLGIPVLTTPSGRGIIPEDHPLSLGLVGLYRTRVGRRVYQDADLLISLGSRNEEFQTSSWRYYPEEARFIQVDIDPYEIGRNWIPDVPVIGDVKLFLQDLLSIIRERVTRKPLEEMPRVKSILEAKEAFEREVHEECMASSTPLKSKRVVYEANRVFGRGTILVNENGSQDLWSYYWPYYRVLDIDGCVAPAEQTCMGFGVAGAIGAKLVAPERKVICITGDGAFQMFMKELPTAVQYEAPVAWIILNNYSLGWIKLHERALGERYIAVDFEAQPDFASIAKACGCFGLQVKNPEEVRPALGEALNQNLKGFPAVLDFIIDPWDFPEGFKEFHREIWKA; from the coding sequence ATCGTTAAGGGCCTCTCAGCCGAGGGGGTGAAGTTCGTATTCGGCATCCCGGGGAATCCTAGAGCCCTCTACGACTCCCTCTACGACCATCGGGAGATCAGGCCCATCCTCGTCAGGCATGAGTGCTCAGGAGCCTTCATGGCCATGGCCTACTCGAAGCTCACCCGCCAGCCCGGAGTATGCTTCGGCAGTCCAGGGCCAGGCGTCGCGAACCTGGTCCCAGGGGTTCTGGAGGCCCAATCGAGCTGTGCGCCACTCATCATCTTGGGCTCTTCATCGAGCCTTTCTACCGAAGAGATGGGAGCCTTCCAGGAGGCCCCACAGATGGATATGCTGAGGCCCATAACCAAGTGGGCTTACAGGCTGCCTTCGGCGGAGAGGGCTGCCTGGGCTTTGAGGAGGGCCTTCTCCATAACCTCGAACGGGAAGCCAGGCCCCGTCTATCTGGACATACCCTTCGATGTCGGGATCTCCCAAACTCAGCAAACTCACTATATACCTTCAACAAGGCCCCTGAGGGTTAGGCCTGAATGGGAGAGGGTTAGGGAGGCCGCGGAGCTTCTACTGGAGGCTGAGAGGCCGGTTATCGTGTCTGGTGGGGGAGCCCACACCTCCGGAGCCCATCGCGAACTCCTCGAGCTTTGCGAGCTCCTAGGGATACCCGTCCTCACCACCCCCTCTGGTAGGGGAATAATCCCTGAGGATCATCCACTATCCCTTGGCCTAGTCGGCCTATATAGGACTAGAGTTGGGAGAAGGGTCTACCAAGACGCCGACCTGTTGATCTCGCTGGGCTCCAGGAATGAGGAGTTCCAGACATCCTCCTGGAGGTACTATCCGGAGGAGGCCAGATTCATCCAGGTTGACATCGACCCCTACGAGATCGGGAGAAACTGGATACCAGATGTACCGGTGATTGGGGATGTGAAGCTCTTCCTACAGGACCTCCTATCCATAATCAGGGAGAGGGTTACGAGGAAGCCCCTTGAGGAGATGCCCAGGGTGAAGAGCATCCTCGAGGCCAAGGAGGCCTTTGAGAGGGAGGTTCATGAGGAATGCATGGCCTCCTCCACTCCCCTGAAATCGAAGAGGGTGGTCTACGAGGCGAACAGGGTTTTCGGGAGAGGGACCATTTTGGTCAATGAGAACGGATCCCAGGACCTATGGTCATACTATTGGCCCTACTACAGGGTTCTGGACATCGACGGCTGTGTGGCCCCGGCTGAGCAGACATGTATGGGCTTCGGCGTCGCGGGAGCCATAGGGGCCAAACTAGTAGCCCCTGAACGGAAGGTCATCTGCATAACCGGGGACGGGGCCTTCCAGATGTTCATGAAGGAACTGCCCACAGCAGTCCAGTACGAGGCACCAGTAGCATGGATAATCCTGAACAACTACAGCCTCGGATGGATAAAACTCCATGAAAGGGCTTTAGGTGAGCGCTACATAGCTGTGGACTTCGAGGCCCAGCCCGACTTCGCATCCATCGCAAAGGCCTGCGGATGCTTCGGGTTGCAGGTCAAGAACCCCGAAGAGGTCAGGCCAGCCCTAGGGGAGGCCCTAAACCAGAACCTAAAGGGTTTCCCAGCAGTCCTAGACTTCATCATCGACCCCTGGGACTTCCCAGAAGGGTTTAAGGAATTCCACAGGGAGATATGGAAGGCATAA
- a CDS encoding PaREP1 family protein, which translates to MRKGLDFDEVFISSIFERLGLDPKNIMVMRIGFAEIYLDEAKRYVERGDAVQASEKMYKVAEECIEILSKLYGLPESERAEKEGRWWIELLSKASWKLSKTLRESRIEGVWAIAYEIHVWGFHEAKLSIEDIEGDIQYVEWLFKITKEKIERDETSPAVSN; encoded by the coding sequence ATGAGGAAAGGCTTGGACTTCGATGAGGTTTTCATCTCCTCGATATTTGAGAGGCTTGGCTTAGACCCCAAGAATATTATGGTTATGAGGATCGGGTTTGCAGAGATATATCTGGATGAGGCTAAAAGGTATGTTGAGAGGGGTGATGCTGTTCAGGCAAGCGAAAAGATGTATAAGGTTGCTGAGGAATGCATCGAGATCCTCTCTAAACTCTACGGATTACCGGAAAGCGAGAGGGCTGAAAAGGAGGGGAGATGGTGGATCGAGCTTCTAAGCAAGGCCTCATGGAAACTTTCTAAAACCCTTAGGGAATCAAGAATAGAGGGTGTATGGGCAATAGCCTACGAGATACATGTATGGGGTTTCCATGAGGCAAAGCTGAGTATCGAGGACATAGAAGGCGACATTCAATATGTAGAATGGCTGTTTAAAATCACCAAAGAGAAGATCGAAAGGGATGAGACCTCCCCAGCAGTCTCAAATTAA
- a CDS encoding polyprenol monophosphomannose synthase — protein sequence MVGDGLGMASRMRISIITPTYNEAESLQGFIESLNMALRGGYEYEVIIVDDNSPDGTGVLAEKLAERYGWIKVIHRQGKLGLGTAYKDGFKHASGDLIVSIDADLSHNPEDIPKLLEAVKDADIAIGSRLIEGGKIEGRSRWRDLMSITANGFIRMLTGQPIKDWTSGLRVYRREVLEAILPKVACKKWDYQFEVLYKALKSSYKAIEVPITFRERAAGRSKFDLKEALTFMKSIIQVYLNLK from the coding sequence ATGGTTGGAGATGGGCTCGGGATGGCTTCTAGGATGAGGATATCCATAATAACACCTACCTACAACGAGGCGGAGAGCCTTCAAGGGTTTATAGAATCCCTAAACATGGCGTTGAGGGGAGGTTATGAGTACGAGGTCATAATCGTGGACGACAACAGCCCCGACGGAACAGGTGTACTAGCGGAGAAGTTGGCGGAGAGGTATGGATGGATAAAGGTCATCCATAGACAGGGAAAGCTAGGGTTGGGGACCGCATACAAGGATGGGTTCAAGCATGCCTCAGGAGACCTCATAGTCTCTATTGACGCAGACCTCAGCCACAACCCTGAGGATATACCAAAGCTGTTGGAGGCTGTGAAGGATGCGGACATAGCCATAGGAAGCCGACTCATCGAGGGGGGGAAGATCGAGGGGAGGAGTCGATGGAGAGACCTCATGAGCATCACAGCCAACGGCTTCATAAGGATGCTCACAGGCCAGCCCATAAAAGACTGGACAAGCGGATTAAGGGTCTACAGGAGGGAGGTCCTAGAGGCCATACTGCCAAAGGTAGCCTGCAAGAAGTGGGACTACCAGTTCGAGGTCCTGTACAAGGCGCTAAAATCAAGCTACAAAGCCATAGAGGTCCCAATAACCTTCAGGGAGAGGGCCGCTGGAAGAAGCAAATTCGACCTCAAAGAAGCCCTAACCTTCATGAAATCAATAATCCAAGTCTACCTCAATCTCAAATAA
- a CDS encoding Hsp20/alpha crystallin family protein has translation MSRWSRRRRGLWPIDFEVNISGLVAGEPFSIHLTPEGVKAEGLGRFRRRMAPSSQEEREPLVDVIELEGEVKVMAELPGAERDKIDLRATEERLTIRADSPYGRYHKELELPSRVEPKAVRATYRNGILEVHLPKKEDGIGEKIPIE, from the coding sequence ATGTCCCGTTGGAGTAGGAGGCGGAGGGGCCTCTGGCCCATAGACTTCGAGGTGAATATAAGCGGCCTAGTGGCGGGGGAGCCCTTCAGCATCCACCTTACCCCTGAAGGGGTAAAGGCTGAGGGGCTGGGGAGGTTCAGGAGACGTATGGCCCCATCATCACAGGAGGAGAGGGAGCCCCTCGTCGACGTAATCGAGTTGGAGGGGGAGGTGAAGGTCATGGCCGAGCTTCCGGGGGCGGAGAGGGATAAGATAGACCTCAGGGCCACAGAGGAGAGGTTGACCATCCGCGCGGACTCCCCCTACGGGAGGTATCACAAGGAGCTGGAGCTTCCATCTAGGGTTGAGCCCAAGGCCGTAAGGGCCACCTACAGGAATGGGATATTGGAGGTCCACCTACCTAAGAAGGAGGATGGCATAGGGGAGAAGATTCCAATAGAGTAG
- a CDS encoding AbrB/MazE/SpoVT family DNA-binding domain-containing protein, protein MRVKVLIKSRIFSYLTVGIIVRRIGPKGRIVVPKVFRELLGLEPRDEIAAEIREGELSIRPVMESFVEDFCSIPKKKVNEKNRYKKGFRRKS, encoded by the coding sequence ATGCGTGTAAAAGTTTTAATTAAAAGTCGTATATTTTCTTACTTAACGGTTGGAATAATTGTTAGGAGGATTGGGCCTAAGGGCCGGATCGTGGTTCCTAAGGTCTTCAGGGAGCTCCTAGGCCTTGAGCCCAGGGATGAGATCGCTGCGGAGATCAGGGAGGGTGAATTGTCTATCAGGCCTGTTATGGAGAGCTTCGTTGAAGATTTCTGCTCCATCCCAAAGAAAAAGGTTAACGAGAAAAATAGATATAAAAAGGGTTTTAGAAGAAAAAGTTGA
- a CDS encoding anion permease — protein sequence MRDRQLIGFVIGVVALLVLLLLPPKEPLTPLGMRTLGLFLSTIIWWVTVGLDYPSFMCMALLTLIGIMPPQEVFAASIGSWVVSFLIGCFGISECLRATGVINRLAIWFLTRSFVVGHPWRLISMLLLACTLVSSFISSIATCIIFMAIVAPMLEALGYKKGEGSAAMVMMGIAWAATASSAITPIGFSGNIVVIEWIRRDLGQAVSFLQWVMFGTPTGLITWLMILCVLRYAVRPDMSRFTQINDEYIGEMRRKVGPMKLEEKLSLGVFLTVIVCWMMPGISGGVLPHISAYFDRMGFAVPAIVGSCLLCIIKVKGQPLMTFQQWMKGVEWGTVPLVAAIMVLGVALGKPETGIPELLTSTFKPLVTDVPFHVFLSITLLWVILQTNVMSNMLSMTLVYNIMVPVAASARVGNPAALGVTIAAASSYAFILPSATISTALAVGSGWVSTSYMARYGAYMIIPTLFIFTFICYPIASLILG from the coding sequence ATGAGAGATAGACAGCTTATAGGGTTCGTGATCGGAGTTGTAGCCCTTCTCGTTCTCCTTCTGCTCCCACCCAAAGAGCCCCTCACACCCCTAGGCATGAGAACCCTTGGCCTCTTTTTATCCACCATAATCTGGTGGGTGACAGTTGGTCTAGATTACCCCAGCTTCATGTGCATGGCTCTTCTGACATTGATAGGGATTATGCCACCTCAGGAGGTGTTTGCAGCATCCATTGGCAGCTGGGTTGTCTCTTTCCTGATCGGATGCTTCGGCATTAGCGAGTGCCTCAGAGCCACTGGTGTCATAAACAGGCTCGCAATATGGTTTTTAACCAGGTCCTTCGTCGTGGGTCATCCCTGGAGGCTCATTTCTATGCTTTTGCTCGCCTGTACCCTCGTGAGCTCGTTCATATCCTCGATAGCTACCTGCATCATCTTCATGGCCATTGTTGCGCCGATGCTCGAGGCGTTAGGATACAAGAAAGGGGAAGGCTCCGCCGCCATGGTCATGATGGGAATTGCCTGGGCTGCCACTGCCTCTTCTGCTATAACCCCTATCGGCTTCTCAGGTAACATAGTGGTGATAGAGTGGATCCGAAGAGACCTAGGCCAAGCTGTGAGCTTTCTCCAATGGGTGATGTTCGGGACCCCCACGGGATTGATAACTTGGTTGATGATTCTCTGTGTTCTCCGCTATGCGGTACGCCCCGATATGAGTAGATTCACCCAAATCAACGATGAGTATATAGGCGAAATGAGGAGGAAGGTGGGTCCCATGAAGTTGGAGGAAAAATTGTCTTTGGGAGTCTTTCTCACGGTGATTGTATGCTGGATGATGCCGGGAATATCTGGAGGCGTTCTCCCTCATATCTCCGCCTATTTCGACAGGATGGGTTTCGCGGTTCCGGCTATAGTCGGCTCATGCCTGCTGTGTATCATCAAGGTCAAGGGTCAGCCTTTGATGACCTTTCAACAGTGGATGAAAGGCGTGGAATGGGGGACGGTTCCCCTCGTTGCAGCGATCATGGTTTTGGGCGTCGCTCTGGGAAAACCGGAGACGGGGATACCGGAGCTTCTCACCTCAACCTTTAAGCCTCTAGTTACTGATGTGCCCTTCCATGTCTTTCTGTCCATCACCCTGCTCTGGGTGATATTGCAGACCAATGTGATGTCTAATATGCTATCCATGACCTTAGTATACAACATAATGGTACCCGTGGCCGCTTCAGCACGAGTGGGCAATCCGGCGGCGTTAGGGGTCACAATAGCCGCAGCGTCAAGCTATGCATTTATCCTACCCTCGGCCACCATCTCCACAGCCTTGGCGGTCGGCAGTGGATGGGTATCCACAAGCTATATGGCCCGCTATGGGGCTTATATGATCATCCCCACCCTCTTTATCTTCACCTTTATCTGCTATCCTATTGCCTCCCTCATCTTGGGTTAA
- a CDS encoding YkgJ family cysteine cluster protein: protein MRFEYPKGVRFRCLRCSLCCMDTGSRERRILLLEAEARRISEEASIGIEKFVLDVEDEGPFKYVMRKENGRCVFLKDNLCSIYELRPVICRFYPFKLERVLGRGLRFSYTEECPGIGRGPRLSRTYFEELLNYLRENLEKAPRNDRSQI, encoded by the coding sequence TTGAGGTTTGAGTATCCTAAGGGTGTACGCTTCAGGTGTTTAAGATGCTCCCTGTGCTGCATGGATACCGGTTCTAGGGAGAGGAGGATCCTTCTCCTAGAGGCCGAGGCTAGAAGGATATCTGAGGAGGCCTCTATCGGGATAGAGAAGTTCGTCCTGGATGTTGAGGATGAGGGCCCTTTCAAATATGTGATGAGAAAGGAGAATGGTAGATGCGTCTTTCTAAAGGATAATCTATGCTCTATCTATGAGCTTAGGCCCGTAATATGCCGCTTCTACCCCTTCAAGCTTGAGAGGGTCTTGGGCAGGGGCTTAAGGTTCTCCTACACCGAGGAGTGCCCTGGGATAGGGAGGGGGCCGCGCCTCAGCAGGACCTACTTCGAAGAATTATTAAATTATCTGAGGGAGAACCTAGAAAAGGCACCCAGAAATGATCGATCTCAAATTTAA